A single region of the Brassica rapa cultivar Chiifu-401-42 chromosome A03, CAAS_Brap_v3.01, whole genome shotgun sequence genome encodes:
- the LOC117132926 gene encoding uncharacterized protein LOC117132926 isoform X1: protein MSSTPHDSPLHDSPIHDSPLHDSPIHDSYLHDSLQLDSNEFCTTLKLPGRVYEAVETPDNPKAIIHHSKIDYIEKVEDILGKEEFSFIENSHIGSILKLVKRNRVQFSEELFHFLMQRRVLTQGEDLWFTFSDQPMRFSLREFHLTTGLRCEEDQTITEPLFKIMKKPYIWMLGKIDKFTVRTLYEMFKKKARSMPTLERLSLGTAILTEAVIMAENPSSKIPRDRLQRYMNYRSHKIAWGKTAYRILMRSVKSLSASSWTGDSYEVSGFALAINLWAMSSVNVLGKSLGKPCETSSSSDPLCLHWDSTRTPTIAEVLELEKINNVEVSTVIGLAEEYKHLVGATHSDDADFHSVVKLVQQGYKMRRSDWEKGFVDMFVATEDIGQQRKTKDEDAEHGEDLNHNEDEEEKKDEEEKTDEEENKDEEYQKDKEQRKDKNHSMSNSEKLDKLIQMVRDLDKRVVMIQNVLGVKFNDSSPNKEDCENGASSGDRRSAQDYENEEDTINEEANSDDKKNAPDDENEEDTIAEAANSEDTIAEEANSGDGRSALDDENEKEICDEEAKSGTEHQREEENILGEIETTQKITQDEDTEKLESESCLKQTSQVTSPTPTFNTPNFDTRVSSPNPTFTSPKFDLLSQESHSGKGTNEVLMRDVYEIPVFQPLMKIKKRLVQQHSQVNEDVEPPLQKKFKADTDNVPLRRSERGQIPSIHTQPPFTGARKKHPILHPFEPVDKTRKEKMREWKMSNKRKKLRINQEIVNAKWFSDIETPGKKLSKTHIEAGFELLKLRQINNPDLFLNKTALVVGVKFLEEIDEFYDEFLDDKKGFQFGAGFDKYNIEKNINFLYSAIAVAEKYWLGVVINLEKRNITAFNCAAMKFTDASLVPYVNAYAMALPFMIRYFFKDVSMDTSKFSIKIVSEGFPQVLKIEDSGVYALKLIECHAMRIVDLTKLSEEKIAIIREKLAVDIFSELQ, encoded by the exons ATGTCGTCTACTCCTCACGATTCTCCTCTACACGATTCTCCTATACACGATTCTCCTCTTCACGATTCTCCTATTCATGATTCTTATCTTCACGATTCTCTACAA TTGGATAGCAACGAGTTTTGCACAACCTTGAAATTGCCTGGGAGGGTTTATGAAGCTGTAGAAACACCAGATAATCCCAAAGCGATAATCCATCACTCAAAGATTGATTATATCGAGAAGGTGGAAGATATATTAGGAAAAGAAGAGTTTTCTTTCATAGAGAACTCTCACATTGGGAGCATTTTGAAGTTGGTTAAAAGGAATAGGGTTCAATTTTCAGAAGAGTTGTTCCATTTTCTAATGCAGCGAAGAGTATTGACGCAAGGAGAGGATCTCTGGTTTACTTTCTCGGACCAGCCTATGAGGTTTTCACTAAGGGAATTTCATCTGACAACAGGCTTACGTTGTGAGGAAGATCAGACAATAACAGAGCCGCTGTTCAAAATAATGAAGAAGCCATACATTTGGATGCTGGGCAAGATTGATAAGTTTACGGTGAGAACGTTATATGAAATGTTTAAAAAGAAAGCACGAAGCATGCCAACACTAGAAAGATTATCCCTTGGAACAGCAATACTCACAGAAGCGGTAATTATGGCAGAAAATCCGAGTTCTAAAATCCCGAGAGACAGGTTGCAGCGTTATATGAACTATCGCTCACACAAGATTGCTTGGGGTAAAACTGCTTATAGAATCTTGATGAGAAGTGTAAAAAGTTTGAGTGCAAGTTCCTGGACAGGAGATAGTTATGAAGTGAGTGGTTTTGCGCTAGCCATAAATCTGTGGGCAATGTCATCAGTGAATGTGCTTGGTAAATCTTTGGGAAAGCCATGCGAGACATCCTCTTCTTCTGATCCGTTGTGTCTACATTGGGACTCAACAAGAACTCCGACAATAGCTGAAGTGTTAGAGCTGGAGAAGATAAACAAT GTTGAGGTTAGCACAGTGATTGGATTGGCTGAGGAATACAAACATTTGGTGGGGGCAACACATAGTGACGATGCTGACTTTCACAGTGTTGTGAAactagttcaacaaggataCAAAATGAGGAGAAGCGATTGGGAGAAAGGTTTTGTGGATATGTTTGTTGCAACAGAAGATATAGGTCAACAACGCAAGACAAAAGACGAAGATGCAGAGCATGGTGAAGATCTGAACCAtaatgaagatgaagaggaaaagaaagatgaagaggaaaAGACAGATGAAGAGGAAAATAAAGATGAAGAGTATCAAAAGGATAAGGAgcaaagaaaagataaaaatcATTCCATGTCTAACAGCGAGAAACTTGATAAGCTAATCCAAATGGTTCGTGATTTGGATAAGCGAGTAGTAATGATCCAGAATGTTTTAGGAGTTAAG tttaacgACAGTTCACCAAACAAAGAAGATTGTGAAAATGGAGCTAGTTCTGGTGATAGAAGAAGTGCAcaagattatgaaaatgaagaagatacaATTAATGAAGAAGCAAACtctgatgataaaaaaaatgcaccagatgatgaaaatgaagaagatacaATTGCTGAAGCAGCAAACTCTGAAGATACAATTGCTGAAGAAGCAAACTCTGGCGATGGAAGAAGTGCACTGgatgatgaaaatgaaaaagagatATGTGATGAAGAAGCAAAATCTGGTACAGAGCATCAAAGGGAAGAAGAGAATATTCTTGGGGAAATTGAGACTACACAAAAAATCACTCAAGACGAAGACACAGaaaaacttgaatcagaaaGTTGCTTGAAACAAACGTCGCAG GTTACGTCGCCTACTCCAACATTCAATACTCCAAACTTTGATACAAGg GTTTCATCGCCTAATCCAACATTTACGTCTCCTAAGTTTGATCTCCTTTCCCAAGAAAGTCATAGTGGAAAGGGTACAAATGAG GTTCTTATGAGAGATGTTTATGAGATTCCTGTTTTCCAACctctaatgaaaataaaaaagagattgGTACAACAACACAGCCAG GTAAACGAAGATGTTGAGCCTCCACTTCAAAAGAAGTTTAAAGCTGATACAGATAATGTTCCGCTAAGAAGAAGTGAAAGAGGTCAAATACCATCCATTCATACACAACCACCGTTTACAGGAGCAAGGAAGAAACATCCGATTCTTCATCCCTTTGAGCCAGTTgataaaacaagaaaagaaaaaatgagaGAATGGAAAATGTCAAACAAAAGAaa GAAGCTGAGAATCAATCAAGAGATAGTAAACGCAAAGTGGTTTTCGGATATTGAAACTCCGggaaaaaaactttcaaaaacg catATTGAAGCAGGTTTTGAGTTGCTGAAACTGAGACAGATAAACAATCCAGATTTGTTTCTGAACAAAACTGCCTTAGTTGTTGGAGTGAAGTTTCTTGAAGAAATAGATGAGTTTTATGATGAGTTTTTAGATGACAAGAAAGGTTTCCAATTTGGAGCAGGCTTTGACAAGTACAACATAGAGAAGAATATCAACTTCCTCTATTCGGCCATTGCAGTAGCAGAGAAGTATTGGCTTGGAGTTGTAATCAACTTGGAGAAGAGAAATATCACAGCATTCAATTGTGCAGCAATGAAGTTCACAGATGCGAGTTTGGTCCCTTACGTTAATGCATATGCGATGGCTCTCCCATTCATGATTCGCTACTTCTTCAAAGATGTCAGCATGGATACAAGCAAGTTCTCGATAAAAATTGTATCTGAAGGTTTCCCACAG GTTCTTAAAATAGAAGACAGTGGAGTTTATGCATTGAAGCTGATAGAGTGCCATGCAATGCGTATAGTGGATTTGACAAAGCTGAGTGAAGAAAAAATTGCAATCATCCGAGAAAAGTTGGCGGTTGATATCTTCTCGGAATTACAATGA
- the LOC117132926 gene encoding uncharacterized protein LOC117132926 isoform X2 encodes MSSTPHDSPLHDSPIHDSPLHDSPIHDSYLHDSLQLDSNEFCTTLKLPGRVYEAVETPDNPKAIIHHSKIDYIEKVEDILGKEEFSFIENSHIGSILKLVKRNRVQFSEELFHFLMQRRVLTQGEDLWFTFSDQPMRFSLREFHLTTGLRCEEDQTITEPLFKIMKKPYIWMLGKIDKFTVRTLYEMFKKKARSMPTLERLSLGTAILTEAVIMAENPSSKIPRDRLQRYMNYRSHKIAWGKTAYRILMRSVKSLSASSWTGDSYEVSGFALAINLWAMSSVNVLGKSLGKPCETSSSSDPLCLHWDSTRTPTIAEVLELEKINNVEVSTVIGLAEEYKHLVGATHSDDADFHSVVKLVQQGYKMRRSDWEKGFVDMFVATEDIGQQRKTKDEDAEHGEDLNHNEDEEEKKDEEEKTDEEENKDEEYQKDKEQRKDKNHSMSNSEKLDKLIQMVRDLDKRVVMIQNVLGVKFNDSSPNKEDCENGASSGDRRSAQDYENEEDTINEEANSDDKKNAPDDENEEDTIAEAANSEDTIAEEANSGDGRSALDDENEKEICDEEAKSGTEHQREEENILGEIETTQKITQDEDTEKLESESCLKQTSQVTSPTPTFNTPNFDTRVSSPNPTFTSPKFDLLSQESHSGKGTNEVLMRDVYEIPVFQPLMKIKKRLVQQHSQVNEDVEPPLQKKFKADTDNVPLRRSERGQIPSIHTQPPFTGARKKHPILHPFEPVDKTRKEKMREWKMSNKRKKLRINQEIVNAKWFSDIETPGKKLSKTHIEAGFELLKLRQINNPDLFLNKTALVVGVKFLEEIDEFYDEFLDDKKGFQFGAGFDKYNIEKNINFLYSAIAVAEKYWLGVVINLEKRNITAFNCAAMKFTDASLVPYVNAYAMALPFMIRYFFKDVSMDTSKFSIKIVSEGS; translated from the exons ATGTCGTCTACTCCTCACGATTCTCCTCTACACGATTCTCCTATACACGATTCTCCTCTTCACGATTCTCCTATTCATGATTCTTATCTTCACGATTCTCTACAA TTGGATAGCAACGAGTTTTGCACAACCTTGAAATTGCCTGGGAGGGTTTATGAAGCTGTAGAAACACCAGATAATCCCAAAGCGATAATCCATCACTCAAAGATTGATTATATCGAGAAGGTGGAAGATATATTAGGAAAAGAAGAGTTTTCTTTCATAGAGAACTCTCACATTGGGAGCATTTTGAAGTTGGTTAAAAGGAATAGGGTTCAATTTTCAGAAGAGTTGTTCCATTTTCTAATGCAGCGAAGAGTATTGACGCAAGGAGAGGATCTCTGGTTTACTTTCTCGGACCAGCCTATGAGGTTTTCACTAAGGGAATTTCATCTGACAACAGGCTTACGTTGTGAGGAAGATCAGACAATAACAGAGCCGCTGTTCAAAATAATGAAGAAGCCATACATTTGGATGCTGGGCAAGATTGATAAGTTTACGGTGAGAACGTTATATGAAATGTTTAAAAAGAAAGCACGAAGCATGCCAACACTAGAAAGATTATCCCTTGGAACAGCAATACTCACAGAAGCGGTAATTATGGCAGAAAATCCGAGTTCTAAAATCCCGAGAGACAGGTTGCAGCGTTATATGAACTATCGCTCACACAAGATTGCTTGGGGTAAAACTGCTTATAGAATCTTGATGAGAAGTGTAAAAAGTTTGAGTGCAAGTTCCTGGACAGGAGATAGTTATGAAGTGAGTGGTTTTGCGCTAGCCATAAATCTGTGGGCAATGTCATCAGTGAATGTGCTTGGTAAATCTTTGGGAAAGCCATGCGAGACATCCTCTTCTTCTGATCCGTTGTGTCTACATTGGGACTCAACAAGAACTCCGACAATAGCTGAAGTGTTAGAGCTGGAGAAGATAAACAAT GTTGAGGTTAGCACAGTGATTGGATTGGCTGAGGAATACAAACATTTGGTGGGGGCAACACATAGTGACGATGCTGACTTTCACAGTGTTGTGAAactagttcaacaaggataCAAAATGAGGAGAAGCGATTGGGAGAAAGGTTTTGTGGATATGTTTGTTGCAACAGAAGATATAGGTCAACAACGCAAGACAAAAGACGAAGATGCAGAGCATGGTGAAGATCTGAACCAtaatgaagatgaagaggaaaagaaagatgaagaggaaaAGACAGATGAAGAGGAAAATAAAGATGAAGAGTATCAAAAGGATAAGGAgcaaagaaaagataaaaatcATTCCATGTCTAACAGCGAGAAACTTGATAAGCTAATCCAAATGGTTCGTGATTTGGATAAGCGAGTAGTAATGATCCAGAATGTTTTAGGAGTTAAG tttaacgACAGTTCACCAAACAAAGAAGATTGTGAAAATGGAGCTAGTTCTGGTGATAGAAGAAGTGCAcaagattatgaaaatgaagaagatacaATTAATGAAGAAGCAAACtctgatgataaaaaaaatgcaccagatgatgaaaatgaagaagatacaATTGCTGAAGCAGCAAACTCTGAAGATACAATTGCTGAAGAAGCAAACTCTGGCGATGGAAGAAGTGCACTGgatgatgaaaatgaaaaagagatATGTGATGAAGAAGCAAAATCTGGTACAGAGCATCAAAGGGAAGAAGAGAATATTCTTGGGGAAATTGAGACTACACAAAAAATCACTCAAGACGAAGACACAGaaaaacttgaatcagaaaGTTGCTTGAAACAAACGTCGCAG GTTACGTCGCCTACTCCAACATTCAATACTCCAAACTTTGATACAAGg GTTTCATCGCCTAATCCAACATTTACGTCTCCTAAGTTTGATCTCCTTTCCCAAGAAAGTCATAGTGGAAAGGGTACAAATGAG GTTCTTATGAGAGATGTTTATGAGATTCCTGTTTTCCAACctctaatgaaaataaaaaagagattgGTACAACAACACAGCCAG GTAAACGAAGATGTTGAGCCTCCACTTCAAAAGAAGTTTAAAGCTGATACAGATAATGTTCCGCTAAGAAGAAGTGAAAGAGGTCAAATACCATCCATTCATACACAACCACCGTTTACAGGAGCAAGGAAGAAACATCCGATTCTTCATCCCTTTGAGCCAGTTgataaaacaagaaaagaaaaaatgagaGAATGGAAAATGTCAAACAAAAGAaa GAAGCTGAGAATCAATCAAGAGATAGTAAACGCAAAGTGGTTTTCGGATATTGAAACTCCGggaaaaaaactttcaaaaacg catATTGAAGCAGGTTTTGAGTTGCTGAAACTGAGACAGATAAACAATCCAGATTTGTTTCTGAACAAAACTGCCTTAGTTGTTGGAGTGAAGTTTCTTGAAGAAATAGATGAGTTTTATGATGAGTTTTTAGATGACAAGAAAGGTTTCCAATTTGGAGCAGGCTTTGACAAGTACAACATAGAGAAGAATATCAACTTCCTCTATTCGGCCATTGCAGTAGCAGAGAAGTATTGGCTTGGAGTTGTAATCAACTTGGAGAAGAGAAATATCACAGCATTCAATTGTGCAGCAATGAAGTTCACAGATGCGAGTTTGGTCCCTTACGTTAATGCATATGCGATGGCTCTCCCATTCATGATTCGCTACTTCTTCAAAGATGTCAGCATGGATACAAGCAAGTTCTCGATAAAAATTGTATCTGAAG GTTCTTAA